The following coding sequences are from one Ruminococcus flavefaciens AE3010 window:
- a CDS encoding glycerol-3-phosphate acyltransferase, translating to MQFVLCALIGYLFGNINPAFIISKLKGFDIRQRGSGNAGASNTVITVGKKAGLFVALFDIFKAVAASLLGAYLFPQLRFAKILAGSCCILGHIFPVLMRFRGGKGLASLGGTILAFNPIVFVLLLGFEMLLGFSVDYVCVVPVTGSVIFTMIYALLTGDPVGTTILSVVALVILFKHIENFKRIQNGTEAHISFLWKKDQEIARIRKNTND from the coding sequence ATGCAGTTCGTTCTCTGTGCTCTTATCGGCTATCTCTTCGGTAATATCAATCCTGCTTTCATCATATCAAAGCTGAAAGGGTTCGATATCCGTCAAAGAGGGTCAGGCAATGCGGGAGCTTCAAATACTGTTATCACTGTAGGAAAAAAAGCAGGGCTTTTTGTTGCTCTTTTCGATATATTCAAGGCTGTTGCAGCCTCGCTTCTCGGAGCTTATCTGTTCCCTCAGCTCAGGTTCGCAAAGATACTTGCAGGCTCATGCTGCATACTGGGACATATCTTCCCTGTACTTATGAGATTCCGCGGCGGAAAAGGTCTGGCTTCTCTGGGGGGAACTATCCTCGCATTCAATCCCATAGTATTTGTACTGCTTCTCGGCTTTGAGATGCTGCTTGGCTTCTCCGTGGACTATGTCTGCGTTGTACCTGTTACAGGCTCGGTGATCTTCACTATGATATATGCACTGCTTACGGGAGACCCTGTTGGCACTACCATACTTTCCGTTGTGGCTCTGGTCATTCTCTTCAAACATATCGAAAACTTCAAGAGAATACAGAACGGCACGGAGGCTCATATAAGCTTCCTCTGGAAAAAGGATCAGGAGATCGCAAGGATACGAAAAAACACAAACGATTAA
- a CDS encoding RNA polymerase sigma factor translates to MNDIELRQMLKSAPERGQRAFYDKYFNYVYTIVYARLRSYAEPEDIDECVGDVFAHCFFYFDKQEEINGDLKAFVATVARNKAVDTYRRVARHKERNVAMDDNEEFISDENIAETAETSEMRQLLYDKVGELGEPDSTIIIQKYFYGRSSKEIAKIVELSSDNVRARCSRAVKRLRELLLQAGFAR, encoded by the coding sequence ATGAATGATATTGAATTGCGGCAGATGCTTAAATCTGCACCCGAAAGGGGACAGCGAGCCTTTTACGATAAATACTTCAACTACGTCTATACTATAGTATATGCAAGGCTCAGGTCTTATGCCGAGCCTGAGGATATAGACGAATGTGTGGGAGATGTATTTGCTCACTGCTTCTTCTATTTTGACAAGCAGGAAGAGATAAACGGCGACCTTAAAGCCTTTGTGGCAACCGTTGCACGTAATAAGGCTGTAGATACATACAGAAGAGTAGCGAGGCACAAGGAGCGCAATGTGGCAATGGACGACAATGAGGAGTTCATCTCCGACGAGAACATTGCCGAGACAGCTGAGACTTCGGAGATGCGGCAGCTGCTTTACGATAAAGTGGGTGAGCTGGGCGAGCCCGACTCTACCATAATCATACAGAAGTACTTCTACGGACGAAGCTCAAAGGAAATAGCAAAGATAGTGGAGCTTTCGTCCGATAATGTCCGCGCCAGATGCAGCCGCGCAGTGAAAAGACTGCGTGAGCTGCTGTTACAGGCAGGATTTGCAAGATAG